TACGGCCGCCGTTTACTGGGGCTTCGGTTCAAAGCTTCGGGCTAAAAGCCCTAACCCTTCCCCTTAACCTTCCAGCACCGGGCAGGTGTCAGCCCCTATACTTCGCCTTTCGGCTTCGCAGAGACCTGTGTTTTTGCTAAACAGTCGCTTGGGCCTATTCACTGCGGCTCCTCCATAAAGGAGCACCCCTTCTCCCGAAGTTACGGGGTCATTTTGCCGAGTTCCTTAACGAGAGTTCTCCCGCTCACCTTAGGATTCTCTCCTCGCCTACCTGTGTCGGTTTGCGGTACGGGCACCTATGATCTAACTAGAGGCTTTTCTTGGCAGTGTGAAATCAGGAACTTCGGTACTAGAGTTTCCCTCCCCATCACAGCTTGAAATTGCCAGACGGATTTGCCTATCTGACTTTCTCACTGCTTGGGCGCACCTATCCATCAGTGCGCATTCCTTATCCTTCTGCGTCCCCCCATCGCTCAAACAATCATGAGGTGGTACAGGAATATCTACCTGTTGTCCATCGCCTACGCCTTTCGGCCTCGGCTTAGGTCCCGACTAACCCTGAGAGGACGAGCCTTCCTCAGGAAACCTTAGGCATTCGGTGAAAGAGATTCTCACTCTTTTTTCGCTACTCATACCGGCATTCTCACTTCTAAGCGCTCCACCAGTCCTCACGGTCTGACTTCACAGCACTTAGAACGCTCTCCTACCATTGTTCGTAAGAACAATCCGCAGCTTCGGTGATACGTTTAGCCCCGGTACATTTTCGGCGCAGAGTCACTCGACCAGTGAGCTATTACGCACTCTTTAAATGATGGCTGCTTCTAAGCCAACATCCTGGTTGTCTGGGCAACTCCACATCCTTTTCCACTTAACGTATACTTTGGGACCTTAGCTGGCGGTCTGGGCTGTTTCCCTTTCGACTATGAACCTTATCACCCATAGTCTGACTCCCAAGTAAAAGTAACTGGCATTCGGAGTTTGACTGAATTCGGTAACCCGGTGAGGGCCCCTAGTCCAATCAGTGCTCTACCTCCAGTACTCTATTTCTTGAGGCTAGCCCTAAAGCTATTTCGGAGAGAACCAGCTATCTCCGTGTTCGATTGGCATTTCACCCCTACCCACACCTCATCCCCGCATTTTTCAACATACGTGGGTTCGGGCCTCCAGTCAGTGTTACCTGACCTTCACCCTGGACATGGGTAGATCACACGGTTTCGGGTCTACGACCGCATACTCATTCGCCCTATTCAGACTCGCTTTCGCTGCGGCTCCGTGTCTTCCACTTAACCTTGCATACGATCGTAACTCGCCGGTCCATTCTACAAAAGGTACGCCGTTACCCATTAACGGGCTTCGACTACTTGTAGGCACACGGTTTCAGGTTCTATTTCACTCCCCTCCCGGGGTGCTTTTCACCTTTCCCTCACGGTACTGGTTCACTATCGGTCACTAGGGAGTATTTAGCCTTGGGAGATGGTCCTCCCGGATTCCGACGGAATTTCACGTGTTCCGCCGTACTCAGGATACACTCCGGAGAGAATTCCTTTTCAATTACAGGGCTCTTACCTTCTTTGGCTGACCGTTCCAGGTCGATTCGTTTAAAGAATTCCTTGGTAACTCCAATGGAATGTCCTACAACCCCAGAAAGCAAGCTTTCTGGTTTGGGCTCTTTCCGTTTCGCTCGCCGCTACTCAGGAAATCGATTTTTCTTTCTCTTCCTCCGGGTACTGAGATGTTTCAGTTCCCCGGGTCTACCTCATGCACCCTATGTATTCAGATGCATGTACTGTTCCATTACGAACAGTGGGTTCCCCCATTCGGAAATCCCCGGATCAAAGTTTACTTACAACTCCCCGAGGCATATCGGTGTTAGTCCCGTCCTTCATCGGCTCCTAGTGCCAAGGCATCCACCGTGCGCCCTTATTCACTTAACTAAGTTACAGTAAATAAGCGTACTAATTATTAGCCTTGCTTTACATTAAAAATATTGATGTCGTTGTTACTCTTATTTAGTTTTCAAGGTACAAAAATGGAGCCTAGCGGGATCGAACCGCTGACCTCCTGCGTGCAAGGCAGGCGCTCTCCCAGCTGAGCTAAGGCCCCGTAATATAAAATATTTTAATAGATGGTGGGCCTGAGTGGACTCGAACCACCGACCTCACGCTTATCAGGCGTGCGCTCTAACCAGCTGAGCTACAGGCCCATCTATTTTAAGTATAAGTGAAAGAAATTGATCTCTCAAAACTGAACCAAACAACACAGTATGTCGGGCCTACAGGATGTAGGTCATGCCGATATTGCCACAGGACGTGGCGATCTTAATCGGCCTTCCTTAACCCGTAGGGTTCCGTAATAATCCTTAGAAAGGAGGTGATCCAGCCGCACCTTCCGATACGGCTACCTTGTTACGACTTCACCCCAATCATTAGTCCCACCTTCGGCGGCTGGCTCCAAAAGGTTACCTCACCGACTTCGGGTGTTACCAACTCTCGTGGTGTGACGGGCGGTGTGTACAAGGCCCGGGAACGTATTCACCGCGGCATGCTGATCCGCGATTACTAGCGATTCCGGCTTCATGTAGGCGAGTTGCAGCCTACAATCCGAACTGAGAATGGTTTTATGGGATTGGCTTGACCTCGCGGGTTCGCTTCCCTTTGTTCCATCCATTGTAGCACGTGTGTAGCCCAGGTCATAAGGGGCATGATGATTTGACGTCATCCCCACCTTCCTCCGGTTTGTCACCGGCAGTCACCTTAGAGTGCCCAACTAAATGCTGGCAACTAAGATCAAGGGTTGCGCTCGTTGCGGGACTTAACCCAACATCTCACGACACGAGCTGACGACAACCATGCACCACCTGTCACTCTGTCCCCGAAGGGAAAGCTCTATCTCTAGAGTTGTCAGAGGATGTCAAGACCTGGTAAGGTTCTTCGCGTTGCTTCGAATTAAACCACATGCTCCACCGCTTGTGCGGGCCCCCGTCAATTCTTTTGAGTTTCAGCCTTGCGGCCGTACTCCCCAGGCGGAGTGCTTAATGCGTTAACTTCAGCACTAAGGGGCGGAAACCCCCTAACACCTAGCACTCATCGTTTACGGCGTGGACTACCAGGGTATCTAATCCTGTTCGCTACCCACGCTTTCGCTCCTCAGCGTCAGTTACAGACCAGAGAGTCGCCTTCGCCACTGGTGTTCCTCCACATCTCTACGCATTTCACCGCTACACGTGGAATTCCACTCTCCTCTTCTGTACTCAAGTCCTCCAGTTTCCAATGACCCTCCACGGTTAAGCCGTGGGCTTTCACATCAGACTTAAAAGACCGCCTGCGAGCGCTTTACGCCCAATAATTCCGGACAACGCTTGCCACCTACGTATTACCGCGGCTGCTGGCACGTAGTTAGCCGTGGCTTTCTGGTTAGGTACCGTCAAGGCTGGGTCAGTTACTACCCAACTTGTTCTTCCCTAACAACAGAGTTTTACGATCCGAAAACCTTCATCACTCACGCGGCGTTGCTCCGTCAGACTTTCGTCCATTGCGGAAGATTCCCTACTGCTGCCTCCCGTAGGAGTCTGGGCCGTGTCTCAGTCCCAGTGTGGCCGATCACCCTCTCAGGTCGGCTACGCATCGTCGCCTTGGTGAGCCGTTACCCCACCAACTAGCTAATGCGCCGCGGGCCCATCTGTAAGTGACAGCCGAAACCGTCTTTTATCTTCTCACCATGAGATGAAAAGTATTATCCGGTATTAGCTCACGTTTCCGCGAGTTATCCCGATCTTACAGGCAGGTTGCCCACGTGTTACTCACCCGTCCGCCGCTCATTCCACAAACATCACCTCAGATGAGGGTCAGTTTGCTTCCTGCGCTCGACTTGCATGTATTAGGCACGCCGCCAGCGTTCGTCCTGAGCCAAGATCAAACTCTCCAAAAAAGTTTGTAATACTTAGCTGTTGTAGAAGCTGACTTCTACTTGTTTTAAAAAGAAAAACGAGTTTCCTTTTTCTTGACATACTGGTTGTTTTGTTCAGTTTTCAAAGATCAATTTATTATAATGTCGTTTTTTGCGACGAAATATAATATAACATGGTATCAATTTGTTGTCAACACGTTTTTACAAAAACTTTTTTCGTTTCGCAGAAAATGTTTTATCAAGCGACAACAGAATTTAATATAGCATAATAAAAACAATTGGGCAATAGGAAAATTTAAAAAATAATAATTATGATTAATCTATATCTTCTATCTATATCTAGACCCTTAAGCTAAATTCATTTCATCACAATAATAAAAACTCCTCACATGTTCCTTATACTTCATGATGAGGAGTTCTCCTACTTACTGATTCTCTTGTCGCTTCGGCATATATTTCATACATTCCTGGTCACTGGCTACACGACGAAGTAATTGAAAAAGGCTGCGGTATCTTTCCCTCATTGCTCGCTTAACCATATGATCAATTCTACTGTCACCCAGATCTAAAAGTAACTCTTCAAGCTCTCTTTTTAATAGATATTCAATTTCTTTTTGTTCCATTTCATTAATCAATAAGCCTAACATTTCATTCACCTCATAACCTTATCTACTATCTAGACAGCCCTATCCGTTACTTTTAACAGTTTCTAAAAGCTGTATCATCTTTAAATGCACTATTTATTTCAGTCCTCTATATACCCGGTCAGAAAAAATTCAGAAAAGGTACATCACAATCATTCGTTTCATGGAGTGAATTTTGTCGGTTGTTCGGTTATCTTCCCATATAGCAGGATAGTATTTCCCGAACTCACACCAAGTGCACACAGTATTAGCCTAATCTTACTATTCCCCGATTTCCACTATTTTCATCCCTGTTTTTGCTAAATTCTTCATTATATCGACTTCATTATAAATCGGATAGGCTTGTTCATATTTCTCCTTCATGCTCATAAACATAAATAGTAATAGTAATGGAGAAACGGGAGGAGAAGTTATGAATCATTTTTACGTTATTGGCTTAAGACGACGAAAAGGCTGGGTTATTATTATTGCACTTGCCCTCTTTACATCTTTACTTATATGGACACAAAGGGATGCTGTTATTTCTGTTTTTTCGAATGAGAAACCAACTGCACTTTCAAAGGGAAACACGGATGAACCAGCTATTGCATTAACCTTTAATATTAGCTGGGGTGAAGAAAGAGCGTTGGATATCTTGGAACAGCTCAAAGATGAAAATGTACAAGCAACATTTTTTGTCAGCGGGGAATGGGCTGAACGTCATCCGAAAATACTGGAGCAGATTTCAGAAGGTGACCATGAGTTAGGAATGATGGGATATCGATATAAAAGCTATCTGGATCAAGATATTGAACAAGTAAGGAAGGATCTACTGTATGCTCGTGATATTTTCAAAAAGCTTGGATATGAGGATGTTAACCTTTTGCGAACACCAAGTGGACATTTCAATGAAGAAGTTATCGAGCTTGCGGAAAGTCTGGATTTCGATGTGATTCATTGGAATATTAATCCGAATGATTGGGAAAATCCTGGAACTTCTGTAATTGTTGATCAGGTAATGAAAGACACTAGCAATGGTGATATTATCTTATTCCACGCTTCCGATGCAGCTAAGCAGACAGCAGAGGCTCTAAAGACGATTTTACCTGGATTAAAAAACAAAGGGTTCCAGCCCGTAACAATTTCAGAGTTAATCAACCAAGCACACGCTGAAACAAATCCCGTTGAATAAAATAAGTTCTAAAAAAACCTCTGACTAAATTTCCATCAGAGGTTTCCTTCATACCTATGCTTTACTAGCTTTTGCTTCTCCTGTTAGCTTGTTCGTCTTTTTTCCTTTTGTTTGCTTATCACCTGCTTTTCTTGTTATGCGATGTAAGGTAAGCAATTGATATGTATTACATGCCAGCAAAGGGCCGATCATTAACCAAGCATAATCACTGCCTTGTACTTGTAATCCGGGAACCCATTCAACTGTTGTAATAACAACCATGAAAAATAGCGCTGGTACAAACGCTTTTGGATTTGTTTCTTTCGCTTTACGTTTGGAAACAATCCAGCCAAATGCCAGCAAGGCTGCAGCACCTAACATATACCAATAAACAGCTACCTCCCCATCAGCTGCTTGATACGGAAAATATACTAAATCAAATAGAACAAATGCAATGACGAGCACTTGGACAGTTGGCCAAAAGGAACGAAACATATTCAATCCCATTCGATGGATAAATAAATAGGCGAAAAAACCAGTCATACTAACAACACTGAAAGTCAGGCCCAGTCCGCCAAAAAACAAAATAAGTCCAACCACTTCGAAAAAATCAAATGGTTTTAAATATGTTGCATAATCTTGAGGCTTTACAAAGAAGCTAACAACAAGACCTGCAATTCCCCCGATGATAAACGTTTTCCATAAAAAATTTACCAAGTTACGACTATTCAATATAAAATCCCCCTACAATCTGCGGCAATGAACAACTTTTCTCATAAAGAAGCACAGCTTCTAATCGCGACTTTGATAGTACATCCTTTATGACATATTCTAACATGAAGCGCTTTATTTTTCCCACTCCAAGTGAATATTTTATAAATTTGTCACTCATATTAAGGATATAGGAAGGAGGTACAATATCACATGTTACGCAAAGTATGTTTAACACTCCTTGCAATATCCTTCATGCTACTTGTTGCATGCAATGGTGAAGGTGGATCCCATAAAGAGGGTGACTATGAGGCAACAAAGAAAATGGTTGTTGATATATTACAAACAGAAGATGGAAAAAAGGCGTTAGCAGAAATAATGTCCGATGAGAAGCTAAAGCAAGAGCTTGTCATTCAATCTGATGTGGTGAAGAAATCAATTAATGAGACCCTTGTATCCGATAAGGGGAAAGAGATGTGGTCGACACTATTTGAGGACCCAAGTTTTGTCGAAGGCTATGCTAAGTCCATGTCAGAAGAACAGCAGAAATTAATGAAAGACTTAATGAATGATGCAGCTTACCAGAAACAAATGCTGGACTTATTACAAAATCCTGAAGTTACCAATCAGATACTCAGTCTCTTAAAAAGTCAGCAGTTTAAAGAGCACTTAGAGGAATCAATCACACAAACGCTCGAAACTCCATTATTCCAAGCAAAAATGCAGGAAATTTTGTTAAAAGCTGCTGAAGAACAGGCTAAAAAACAGGGTGGCCAAGGTTCTCAACAGCAAGGTGGCGGCCAAAGCACCGGTGGAGAAGAGGAAGGTGGCAGTGGAGGAAGTGGAGGCGGTGGCGGGGGAAGCTAGAAACACCCTACGCTTACCACCTTTTATATTCTGGAAAACAACAAAGAGGGGGGCCCCCCTCTTTTATTCATCTTCAAGCTTGGCAATCACCTTAGCTGCAATTTTATGGAACTGTTTTCCATTCGGATGATCTTCTTGATACACGGAAGGAGCAAATATATCCTCTTCCTCATATGGCTGTTGAATTGGCAACTGTCCCAATACCTTTGTTTTTAGTACTTCAGCGAGCTTTTTACCGCCGCCTTCACCAAATACATATTCAATTTCACCCGTTTTCTTGCTTTCAAAATAGGCCATGTTTTCGACAACGCCTAGAATTTCATGATCCGTCTTCAGAGCCATTTGCCCTGCTCTTGCTGCTACAAATGCCGCTGTCGGATGCGGCGTGGTTACGATAATCTCTTTACAGGTTGGCAGAAGCTCATGGACGTCCATTGCAATATCTCCTGTTCCTGGTGGTAAATCAAGGAGCAGATAGTCCAAATCGCCCCATTCCACTTCTGAAAAGAAGCTATTAATCATTTTACCAAGCATTGGACCGCGCCAAATGATCGGAGAGTTGTCCTCTACAAAAAAGCCCATTGAGATTACTTTAACCCCAAAACGTTCTACTGGAAGAATCTTTTTGCCGCGAACAACAGGCCGTTCTTCCACACCCATCATGTCAGGCACACTAAAGCCATAAATATCAGCATCAATAATACCGACCTTTTTGCCAAGTCTTCTGAGGGCAACTGCAAGGTTAACGGTTACGGTAGACTTCCCTACGCCACCTTTACCACTGGCAATTGCGATAAACTTCGTATTGGTGTTTCCACCCATAAGTGAAGCCTCTTTCGCTTGTTCTGCTGCAGGCTGATATTTTTGAATGACTTCATCAGGCAACTGTTCAAATCGCAGTCCGACGGTGTTTGCACCATTTCTTTTTAATATGCCAACGATTTCCTGCTGCAATTGCATTTGTTCAGCGGTATTTGTTTTTGAAATACCAATTTTAACGCTGACATGCTTCTTGTCCTCCTTAATCGTTACACTGATAATCCCACCGGTTTCTTCCAGTGTTCTATGTAAAAAAGGATCCTGAACAGGACTTAACAGTTCTTTCACTTCTTCTTGCGTTAACATCGTAAGCCACCACCCTTTATCTTATGTACTAACAAATGAAGTACTGCATCTGCTATAGCTTGTTCAAAAAGTCCGGTAAAAATGACACACCGGGAGCAAGACCTTTGACTAAACGCCGTGTCTTGTGTCGAACGACGAAGTCACCATATCCCTTGGAAGTTGAAGTTCGCCAGTTCGCCTTTTCCTACGTGCAAGAACGTCTGCTCATGTATTAAATGCATACGTTCCACCGCCCAAAATTTCGCCGACTTGAACTTTAATGCAATGGACGTGTTAGTGTCGATACCCGCAAAAGAACGCTGCAAAATTAGCCGACTCCCGGTCCTTTTTAACCTACTTTTGAACACGTAGTTTTAGTATAACATATTTCATGTCAAATCTAAGTGATTTGCACTATGGTGGCGGTTTCACTATTCCTCCTCTATTTCCTCTGTCAAATATCTGAGAACACCTTCATAGATGCTCACCGCCATTTTCCGCTGATAATCCTCCTGTGTCAGTAATGCCTGTTCCTCAGGGTTCGACAAAAAGCCAATTTCGACAAGTGCACCCGGCACCTTTGCATGCTTTAGTAAATAGATCCCATTAATTACTAATGGTGAACGATTTGTATTATCCAGGTTGCGAATAATCTCCTCTTGAATCATTTTTGCTAAGTGCCCATTTTCATCGAATTCTGGGTAATAGAAGGTTTGCGCTCCTCTCCAACGGCTGGAAGGTACTGCATTTAAATGTACCGTTAAAAAGAAATCCGGTTTTTTTTCATGGATAAAATCCAGACGGTTGCGGATATCCTCTGCTTTTCTTCTCGCCAACCCTTTTGTACTCTCATCAGCAAGGTCTGTATCCTCTTCTCTCGTCAAATAAACGATTGCACCATTTTGCTGCAGGTAGCTTTGCAGCATTTTTGATACAGCTAGCGCAACATCCTTTTCCTCTGTTTTGTCTGACCCAACTGCTCCACCATCCGGTCCACCATGTCCCGGATCAATCACAATTGTTTTTCCGGAAAGTGGCGGCGACCATGGACCACTCGCTTCAAAATCATTTTGGGTAATTGGAAATTGAATTAAAAACACTAAAACAAATACACCAAGCACCCAATACATTATCTTCGTCCTACGCCCCATCTTACCCGCTCCTCTAAAGATTGTTCAAAAGTCCGATCAAAATTTCCCCGACCCTTATGAACACGTATTTTAACTATTCTATTCTTAAATTTATGGGACAAGTTACGGGTTTATGACTACCGATTTGTGGTATCCTAAAGATGAGGAAATGTTTACTGAAAACTGAAAAAGGCTATTAATTACAAATAGACAAATGAATAGGAGGGAATAAATGGTATGATTTGGATTGGTATTGGTTTAATCATTATTGGAGTTGCATTTATTGGATTGGTTGTTTTCCTTATTAAACCACTGAACAAGCTGGCAAGTGTTTTAAATAGCATACAGAAAACAACAGATAAGCTCCCAAAAACAGTGGATGACGTAACTTCCCAAACAACGGAAGCAATTGGAACGGGTATCGATACATTACATCAGGTAAATAGCCAGGTTAAACATTTAAGCCCGATTTTCCAAATCGTTGGAGATGCTGGACATGCAGCTAACCAGCTGTCATCAAAAATGGTGGATGCAGTTGAAGATATGAAGCAAAATACACAGCATGCCAATGATTTTTCAACACGAAAAAACCTTGAAGGATTATACGGAGCATTAACGCTTGGGTTTTTTCTTTTTCGAAAAACAAGGAAGTAACATTAGAAAACTTGGCGAATGCCTTAGTTGCTCTTATGCAGCATAAGAAACTTTATACTTTCTTATCTGCCATGTGAAAGTCCTGCTTGTCAGAACTTGAAAATAAATAAGAGACGAGTCATTTTTTAACGACTCGTCTCTTTCTACTTCTTCTAGAGGGATTTTTCAACAACCGCATCTTTTACATCCTGCTTAATGCGCTTGATATCATTTGCTCGCATTGCCCCATCCGCATAGAGTTTCTTTTCCAAATTTTTCACGCGCTCGAAAACCGATTTATTTACTCCTTGCTGCTGCCTTTTCGATAAGTAATCGACCGCCAGCCAGCCAAGAGAAACTCCTGCAACAGTGCTTGCAAGCATGACGAAGTTCCTTTTGCCTTCTCTCATAATTATTCACCCTTTTGCTTTTTTCAGTTCCTGACGCTTTTTAAGCCAGTAATATCCTAAGGCAAAGGTGCCATAGACGCCCCCAAGCTTATTGCCTTCTGCAACTTCCTTACCGCCTTCTGTTTTCGTTTTAATTGAGTCAGTTACATCTACTAGTGAGGAAGAGAATTTACGTGTCACATTACCGACATCTCCGATTACGTAAAACAGCGGGCTCAAATGCTTGAGCTTATCATTCACATCAACTAACGTTTGATTACTTTCATTAATCATATTGCCTGTTTCTTTAAAAACATCATCTAATTGCTTTGGCAGCTCTTTTACAGTCTTATCTATTCCACCCAGGACACCTGCAAGGTTATTCAAAGCATGTCCAATGAAGAACGCTAAGACAAGAAACGCCACTCCAATAAGCAGTACACCAATTCCCACTAACGTCATCTTGATCCCTCTTTTCCTGTATTTACCGGAACAATGTCCGTCTGCTGTACGATCAATTCATTTTTTTCTTTTGTTCCTGATTGCCATTTTGAAAATAACTGTATAGCGACCTCGCTCCATGTCATTCCCGCGACAAATGGCTTCATTTTTTGTTCTAATTTTTGCTCTGAAAGCTGCTTGCTTGTTTCATCATAGACTTCATTTAATGATATGACTGACTTCCCAACATTTTCAGCCGAGTCAAAGACACTATCTGTAGCATTAACTTTTTCTCGAATGTCATCAACCAGTTTACTTGACTCATTTAATGTTTGATTAAGATGCGGGGTCATGTATTCTAATTCCCGTTCAAGCTCTTCAAGCGATGTCCCAAGTGTTTTTACCATATTTGCAACACGTTTTAATACAAAGGATAGATAAATGGCAACAATTGCAAAGGCAATCGAAACGAACAAAATACTGACGTAAAAGATTTCCATATGTAATGGTC
This region of Oceanobacillus sp. FSL K6-2867 genomic DNA includes:
- the pdaB gene encoding polysaccharide deacetylase family sporulation protein PdaB, whose protein sequence is MNHFYVIGLRRRKGWVIIIALALFTSLLIWTQRDAVISVFSNEKPTALSKGNTDEPAIALTFNISWGEERALDILEQLKDENVQATFFVSGEWAERHPKILEQISEGDHELGMMGYRYKSYLDQDIEQVRKDLLYARDIFKKLGYEDVNLLRTPSGHFNEEVIELAESLDFDVIHWNINPNDWENPGTSVIVDQVMKDTSNGDIILFHASDAAKQTAEALKTILPGLKNKGFQPVTISELINQAHAETNPVE
- a CDS encoding KinB-signaling pathway activation protein, which gives rise to MNSRNLVNFLWKTFIIGGIAGLVVSFFVKPQDYATYLKPFDFFEVVGLILFFGGLGLTFSVVSMTGFFAYLFIHRMGLNMFRSFWPTVQVLVIAFVLFDLVYFPYQAADGEVAVYWYMLGAAALLAFGWIVSKRKAKETNPKAFVPALFFMVVITTVEWVPGLQVQGSDYAWLMIGPLLACNTYQLLTLHRITRKAGDKQTKGKKTNKLTGEAKASKA
- the gerD gene encoding spore germination lipoprotein GerD, yielding MLRKVCLTLLAISFMLLVACNGEGGSHKEGDYEATKKMVVDILQTEDGKKALAEIMSDEKLKQELVIQSDVVKKSINETLVSDKGKEMWSTLFEDPSFVEGYAKSMSEEQQKLMKDLMNDAAYQKQMLDLLQNPEVTNQILSLLKSQQFKEHLEESITQTLETPLFQAKMQEILLKAAEEQAKKQGGQGSQQQGGGQSTGGEEEGGSGGSGGGGGGS
- a CDS encoding P-loop NTPase, whose protein sequence is MLTQEEVKELLSPVQDPFLHRTLEETGGIISVTIKEDKKHVSVKIGISKTNTAEQMQLQQEIVGILKRNGANTVGLRFEQLPDEVIQKYQPAAEQAKEASLMGGNTNTKFIAIASGKGGVGKSTVTVNLAVALRRLGKKVGIIDADIYGFSVPDMMGVEERPVVRGKKILPVERFGVKVISMGFFVEDNSPIIWRGPMLGKMINSFFSEVEWGDLDYLLLDLPPGTGDIAMDVHELLPTCKEIIVTTPHPTAAFVAARAGQMALKTDHEILGVVENMAYFESKKTGEIEYVFGEGGGKKLAEVLKTKVLGQLPIQQPYEEEDIFAPSVYQEDHPNGKQFHKIAAKVIAKLEDE
- the cwlD gene encoding N-acetylmuramoyl-L-alanine amidase CwlD, which encodes MGRRTKIMYWVLGVFVLVFLIQFPITQNDFEASGPWSPPLSGKTIVIDPGHGGPDGGAVGSDKTEEKDVALAVSKMLQSYLQQNGAIVYLTREEDTDLADESTKGLARRKAEDIRNRLDFIHEKKPDFFLTVHLNAVPSSRWRGAQTFYYPEFDENGHLAKMIQEEIIRNLDNTNRSPLVINGIYLLKHAKVPGALVEIGFLSNPEEQALLTQEDYQRKMAVSIYEGVLRYLTEEIEEE
- a CDS encoding DUF948 domain-containing protein, translating into MIWIGIGLIIIGVAFIGLVVFLIKPLNKLASVLNSIQKTTDKLPKTVDDVTSQTTEAIGTGIDTLHQVNSQVKHLSPIFQIVGDAGHAANQLSSKMVDAVEDMKQNTQHANDFSTRKNLEGLYGALTLGFFLFRKTRK
- a CDS encoding DUF948 domain-containing protein, translating into MTLVGIGVLLIGVAFLVLAFFIGHALNNLAGVLGGIDKTVKELPKQLDDVFKETGNMINESNQTLVDVNDKLKHLSPLFYVIGDVGNVTRKFSSSLVDVTDSIKTKTEGGKEVAEGNKLGGVYGTFALGYYWLKKRQELKKAKG
- a CDS encoding DUF948 domain-containing protein; translation: MEIFYVSILFVSIAFAIVAIYLSFVLKRVANMVKTLGTSLEELERELEYMTPHLNQTLNESSKLVDDIREKVNATDSVFDSAENVGKSVISLNEVYDETSKQLSEQKLEQKMKPFVAGMTWSEVAIQLFSKWQSGTKEKNELIVQQTDIVPVNTGKEGSR